One genomic segment of uncultured Desulfobacter sp. includes these proteins:
- the pheS gene encoding phenylalanine--tRNA ligase subunit alpha: MQNNLQDIEKQALEQISAADSKEALESVSVYFLGRKGLLTAFLRNIPSLPVDERPAAGKNGNLLKVKLEKAVKQAQADLEAGTAGAAEGIDITLPGRMVKKGALHPVTQVIDEICGIFLRLGFDIAEGPEVETDYYNFEALNIPPYHPARDMQDTFYVSENIVLRTHTSGSQPRVMEKSEPPVRIISPGKVFRCDSDLTHTPMFHQVEGLMVDKNVSFGDLKGVLTTFVQQFFDKDTTLRFRPSFFPFTEPSAEVDIRCVMCKGKGCRVCSNTGWIEILGAGMVHPAVFENVGYDTQTYTGFAFGLGMERVAMLKYGIDDIRKYFENDMRFLGQF, from the coding sequence TTGCAAAACAATCTCCAAGACATTGAAAAACAGGCCCTGGAACAAATCAGCGCGGCAGATTCAAAGGAGGCGCTTGAGTCGGTTTCCGTTTATTTTTTGGGACGTAAGGGGCTGCTCACAGCTTTTTTGCGCAACATTCCATCCCTTCCGGTAGATGAGCGCCCTGCTGCGGGGAAAAACGGTAATCTGCTAAAGGTAAAGCTTGAAAAAGCTGTAAAACAGGCCCAAGCTGATCTGGAAGCCGGTACTGCAGGTGCTGCTGAAGGTATTGATATTACCCTTCCTGGACGTATGGTGAAAAAAGGTGCACTGCACCCCGTCACCCAGGTGATAGACGAGATCTGCGGTATTTTTTTGCGCCTGGGGTTTGATATTGCCGAAGGTCCGGAAGTTGAGACCGATTATTACAACTTCGAGGCTCTGAATATTCCCCCATATCATCCGGCAAGGGATATGCAGGATACCTTTTATGTGTCTGAAAATATAGTTTTGAGAACCCATACGTCAGGCTCCCAGCCCCGGGTGATGGAAAAAAGTGAGCCACCTGTGCGCATTATTTCCCCGGGCAAGGTGTTCCGCTGTGACTCGGATTTGACCCATACCCCTATGTTTCATCAGGTGGAAGGCCTGATGGTGGACAAAAACGTCTCTTTTGGGGATCTTAAGGGGGTTCTGACCACTTTTGTTCAGCAGTTTTTTGATAAGGATACAACGTTGCGGTTCAGGCCTAGTTTTTTTCCTTTTACTGAACCCAGTGCTGAAGTGGATATTCGCTGTGTCATGTGCAAGGGCAAAGGCTGTCGGGTATGTTCGAATACCGGATGGATCGAAATTCTAGGGGCGGGTATGGTCCACCCGGCTGTGTTTGAAAATGTTGGTTATGATACCCAGACGTATACGGGATTTGCCTTTGGCCTTGGTATGGAACGGGTTGCCATGCTCAAATACGGAATTGATGATATCAGAAAATATTTCGAAAACGATATGCGTTTTCTAGGGCAGTTTTAA
- the rimP gene encoding ribosome maturation factor RimP translates to MAFINIKKPGVVEQQIQAVAEPLIDSLGMELVHIECVVHNRQKFVRIYMDKPKGVGLEDCVAVSRELGDLIDIHIEDIGTYRLEVSSPGPNRPLKTKADFIRFQGERIKIETHEVMEGRKKFTGILEKTNDDSVTIAVDGKSLDIPGTNIMRAILAGQ, encoded by the coding sequence ATGGCATTTATAAATATCAAAAAGCCCGGTGTCGTTGAACAGCAGATTCAGGCTGTAGCTGAGCCCCTGATTGATTCTTTGGGGATGGAGCTGGTGCACATTGAATGTGTTGTTCATAATCGGCAGAAGTTTGTCCGCATTTATATGGACAAGCCCAAAGGGGTTGGCCTGGAAGACTGTGTGGCAGTCAGCCGGGAACTTGGGGATCTGATCGATATCCATATTGAGGATATCGGTACTTACCGCCTGGAAGTATCATCCCCTGGCCCAAATCGCCCCTTGAAGACAAAGGCGGATTTTATCAGATTCCAGGGTGAACGAATTAAAATTGAAACCCATGAAGTCATGGAGGGAAGAAAAAAATTCACCGGGATTCTTGAGAAGACAAATGATGATTCTGTAACGATTGCAGTTGACGGCAAGTCCTTAGATATTCCCGGAACCAATATCATGAGAGCAATTCTTGCGGGTCAGTAA
- the nusA gene encoding transcription termination factor NusA: MFITDIKRVIDQVSREKGIDAEILINTLKEAIISAARKKIGPRADIEVHYDEKSGDVEVFHFKEVVEEVEYSDSELTLEEGLEFDPECEIGDSLGIRMDTEEFGRIAAQSAKQVIIQKMREAERNAVYENFIHKKGKIINGIVQRFDRGAIIVNLGQAEAVLRPREQMPKESYKRGDRIRAYVLDVLEESKGAQIILSRTHPEFLVELFKTEVPEVAEGIVSIRGAARVPGVRAKIAVSSIDSDVDPVGACVGVKGNRVQNIVQELRGEKIDIVQWSPDVARFVCNALSPAEIARVIIDEDNQSMEVIVNDEYLSIAIGKGGQNVSLACEITGWHLEVTSEEEYSREVKEGYDSLMKLSTVGLSAAESLFKAGYSSFLDIMDAIPEDIAAFLDISVEDAQAMIEDAGRLMEEERERAREELLQPASSQDTDTYMDDNAGDGETFADVEDGQVEKSDE; encoded by the coding sequence ATGTTTATTACAGACATAAAAAGGGTGATCGATCAAGTAAGCCGAGAAAAGGGTATTGATGCTGAAATCCTAATTAATACCTTGAAAGAGGCCATTATTTCTGCTGCCAGAAAAAAGATTGGCCCAAGGGCTGATATCGAAGTCCATTATGATGAAAAAAGCGGAGATGTTGAAGTTTTCCATTTTAAAGAAGTTGTTGAGGAGGTTGAATATTCTGACAGCGAACTGACTCTGGAGGAAGGGCTTGAATTTGACCCCGAATGTGAAATCGGCGACTCTTTGGGGATTCGAATGGATACCGAGGAGTTTGGCCGCATTGCGGCTCAGTCTGCAAAGCAGGTGATCATACAGAAAATGCGGGAAGCGGAGCGCAATGCCGTTTATGAAAATTTTATTCATAAAAAAGGCAAAATAATCAACGGGATTGTCCAACGATTTGACCGGGGTGCCATCATAGTTAATTTGGGCCAGGCCGAAGCTGTACTGCGCCCAAGGGAGCAAATGCCCAAGGAAAGCTATAAACGAGGGGACCGGATTCGTGCTTATGTCCTTGACGTGTTAGAAGAATCCAAAGGTGCCCAGATTATTTTATCTCGAACCCATCCGGAATTTCTAGTTGAATTGTTTAAAACCGAGGTGCCGGAGGTGGCTGAAGGCATTGTTTCCATCCGGGGAGCAGCACGTGTGCCCGGCGTAAGGGCAAAAATTGCTGTTTCCTCCATTGATTCCGATGTGGACCCCGTAGGCGCTTGTGTGGGTGTTAAGGGCAACCGGGTTCAGAATATTGTTCAGGAGTTGCGAGGCGAGAAAATCGATATTGTTCAGTGGAGTCCGGACGTTGCACGATTTGTTTGCAACGCCTTGTCCCCGGCTGAAATTGCAAGGGTTATTATTGATGAAGACAATCAGTCCATGGAGGTGATTGTCAATGATGAATATCTCTCCATTGCTATAGGTAAGGGCGGGCAGAATGTTTCCCTTGCCTGTGAGATCACCGGCTGGCACCTTGAAGTCACCAGCGAAGAGGAGTACAGCCGGGAGGTTAAGGAGGGATACGACAGTTTGATGAAGCTCTCCACAGTGGGTCTGTCGGCAGCAGAGTCACTGTTCAAGGCAGGTTATTCTTCGTTTTTGGATATCATGGATGCCATACCCGAGGATATTGCGGCCTTTTTGGATATTTCCGTGGAAGATGCCCAGGCAATGATTGAAGACGCCGGGCGTCTGATGGAAGAAGAGCGGGAAAGGGCCCGGGAGGAACTGCTGCAGCCTGCATCTTCCCAGGATACCGACACTTATATGGATGACAATGCCGGTGATGGGGAAACGTTTGCTGATGTTGAAGATGGACAGGTTGAAAAATCAGATGAATGA
- the truB gene encoding tRNA pseudouridine(55) synthase TruB, with amino-acid sequence MKSGILVVNKPKGISSAGVVSRLKRLLKVKKIGHTGTLDPFATGVLPIVVGQATRISKYFLKGVKGYYAQVTLGIETDTCDCTGTVTHTAPSGLLTALDSDQVKDVVTGFLGSQEQIPPAYSALKHKGQPLYKLARQGQIITKPPRPIEIMSIAMENFRMDSNGHPVFDMPVTCSGGTYIRSLAHDIGDALGCGGHLSALQRTRAGQFKIEHAVDLDLFEKMASRDIEARFISMSQCLEFLPAIVADSETAGKVKYGQPLSVAEIPMPDALLNSGDKNESENSRSDIRVLDSDDNLLAIVTPDKSGKTYKYCCVFNA; translated from the coding sequence ATGAAAAGCGGAATTCTTGTTGTTAATAAACCTAAAGGCATTTCTTCGGCCGGGGTGGTCAGCCGGCTCAAGCGTCTGCTCAAGGTAAAAAAAATCGGGCATACAGGAACCCTGGATCCCTTTGCCACAGGGGTATTGCCCATTGTCGTGGGCCAGGCCACCCGGATTTCAAAGTATTTTTTAAAAGGGGTTAAAGGATACTATGCCCAAGTGACCCTTGGTATCGAAACCGATACCTGTGATTGCACCGGAACTGTCACCCACACGGCACCTTCCGGTCTTCTTACCGCCTTGGATTCAGATCAAGTCAAAGATGTTGTAACAGGTTTTCTGGGTTCCCAGGAACAGATCCCTCCAGCTTATTCGGCCCTGAAGCATAAGGGCCAGCCCCTGTATAAACTGGCCCGTCAGGGACAGATTATTACAAAACCGCCTCGGCCCATTGAAATCATGTCCATTGCCATGGAAAACTTTCGTATGGATTCAAACGGCCATCCGGTTTTTGACATGCCGGTGACATGCTCGGGGGGCACTTATATTCGTAGTCTGGCCCATGATATTGGGGACGCATTGGGATGCGGCGGCCATTTGTCTGCATTGCAGCGCACCCGAGCCGGCCAGTTTAAAATTGAACATGCTGTGGATCTTGACCTCTTTGAAAAGATGGCTTCCCGGGATATAGAGGCTCGGTTTATATCCATGTCCCAGTGTCTGGAGTTTCTTCCGGCCATCGTTGCAGACAGTGAAACGGCCGGAAAAGTCAAGTATGGTCAGCCCCTGTCTGTGGCAGAAATTCCCATGCCCGATGCCTTGCTGAATTCCGGTGATAAAAACGAATCAGAAAACAGTCGTTCGGATATCCGGGTGCTGGATTCCGATGATAACCTGCTGGCCATCGTAACCCCGGATAAATCCGGGAAAACATACAAATATTGTTGCGTTTTTAACGCTTAA
- the rpsO gene encoding 30S ribosomal protein S15 → MVLLAENKEEMIEKFKLHESDTGSPEVQVAILTHRISYLTDHLKTHKKDHHSRRGLLILVGRRRSLLDYLKEKDINRYRSLIEKLGLRR, encoded by the coding sequence GTGGTACTACTTGCAGAAAACAAAGAGGAGATGATTGAAAAATTCAAGCTCCATGAGTCCGACACCGGTTCACCTGAAGTTCAGGTCGCCATTTTAACCCACAGGATCAGCTATCTGACCGATCATTTGAAAACCCATAAAAAAGATCACCATTCAAGACGGGGACTTTTAATTCTGGTCGGGCGGCGCAGAAGTCTTCTGGACTATCTCAAGGAAAAAGATATTAACAGATATCGTTCATTGATTGAGAAGCTCGGACTCAGAAGATAA
- the pheT gene encoding phenylalanine--tRNA ligase subunit beta, translating to MKVSLSWLREYIPIDLDPQEISDRLTMAGLEVDGLESLYDYLDNVVVGRVVQAMQHPNADKLTCCVVDIGKEELSPIVCGAPNVREGMYVACALPGAVLPGDFKIKKSKLRGEPSHGMLCSAAELRLADDASGIMDLEGEFVAGTPIESALKLADTVFEIDLTPNRPDCLSLIGVAREIGAFTEPQKKVTLPDVTFPESQMDSRDIHDFVAVEIEDPQLCPRYTAGMLFDVTVGPSPLWLKQRLEAVGLSSVNNIVDITNFVMMETGQPLHAFDYDNIAKSKIIVRTAGKPGDAPLEFTTLDSKVHKLDPEMLMICDGKKPVGIAGVMGGENSEITDATTRVLVESAYFNPVSIRRTAKRTGIASDASHRFERGVDPEGTMFALKRAVSLMAQLCSATIAAGIIDENPVKARPVAIDLSPEALNVRLGTSFSADEMAQILASVEFGVEKKVDKNDKDLLQIHVPSFRVDVARPEDLSEEVARLWGYNKIETSYPLVKAKGRPLAGRLVLRGKIRQVMTGFGFCEAINYNFIRKDACERMGIEAPDKRTRMVEILNPISDQMAVLRTSIVPGLLENMARNNAKQVDTLKLFEIGKIFYDKAPGEQPEEVEVVGGLITGCRCDQTWYSKKEPVDFFDLKGVVQGVLDSLQISGVFYERTDAVACPYFEKGYGAKMVKDGLVLGTLGKISSGVGAAFGLKQDAYLFELDMNSFEKAVPQAIQAAGLPKFPAISRDMTFIVSKRVEVGAMMDTISTFAQKQGLIEDYFLFDVFEGKNIGDDKKSLSFRIVYRSASKTLTEKNIKKIHDQLSRKLIDDFNAGLPG from the coding sequence ATGAAAGTCAGTTTAAGCTGGTTGCGAGAATATATTCCCATTGATCTTGATCCCCAGGAAATATCCGACAGGCTGACCATGGCCGGTCTTGAAGTAGATGGCCTGGAAAGTCTTTATGATTATCTGGACAATGTGGTTGTAGGTCGGGTTGTACAGGCTATGCAGCATCCCAATGCTGACAAGCTTACCTGCTGTGTTGTTGATATTGGAAAAGAAGAACTTTCTCCCATTGTCTGTGGTGCACCCAATGTCAGGGAGGGTATGTATGTTGCCTGTGCCTTGCCGGGGGCCGTGCTGCCTGGTGATTTCAAAATCAAAAAAAGCAAGCTGCGGGGCGAACCATCCCATGGTATGCTGTGTTCGGCTGCTGAACTAAGGCTTGCCGATGACGCATCCGGTATAATGGATCTTGAAGGCGAGTTTGTTGCCGGGACTCCCATTGAATCAGCCTTGAAGCTGGCTGATACTGTTTTTGAGATTGATCTGACCCCCAATCGGCCGGACTGCCTGAGCCTTATCGGGGTGGCCCGGGAAATTGGGGCGTTTACAGAGCCTCAAAAGAAGGTAACCCTGCCGGACGTAACGTTTCCGGAATCCCAAATGGATTCCCGGGATATCCACGATTTTGTCGCTGTTGAAATTGAAGATCCTCAATTGTGCCCAAGATATACCGCAGGCATGCTTTTTGATGTTACGGTCGGCCCTTCACCGCTTTGGTTAAAGCAGCGCCTTGAGGCTGTTGGGCTCTCTTCCGTCAATAACATAGTGGATATCACAAACTTTGTTATGATGGAAACCGGGCAGCCTTTGCATGCCTTTGATTATGACAATATCGCCAAAAGCAAAATTATTGTAAGAACAGCCGGAAAACCAGGCGATGCTCCTCTTGAATTTACAACACTTGATTCGAAAGTCCATAAGCTTGACCCTGAAATGCTCATGATATGTGACGGGAAAAAGCCTGTGGGTATTGCCGGTGTCATGGGCGGTGAAAATTCAGAAATTACGGATGCGACCACCCGGGTGCTGGTGGAGAGTGCTTATTTTAATCCCGTGTCAATTCGGCGTACCGCCAAAAGGACGGGGATTGCTTCGGATGCTTCCCATCGGTTTGAGCGTGGTGTTGACCCTGAAGGTACTATGTTTGCCTTGAAGAGAGCCGTTTCCTTAATGGCTCAGTTATGTTCAGCCACCATTGCCGCAGGAATAATTGATGAAAATCCTGTCAAGGCCCGGCCGGTCGCCATTGATTTAAGCCCTGAGGCGTTAAATGTGCGGTTAGGGACTTCGTTTTCTGCAGATGAGATGGCACAAATTTTGGCGTCCGTAGAGTTTGGGGTAGAAAAAAAGGTCGACAAAAACGACAAGGATCTTTTGCAGATCCATGTTCCATCTTTCAGGGTTGACGTGGCCAGACCCGAGGACCTTTCCGAGGAAGTGGCGCGGTTGTGGGGGTATAATAAAATTGAAACCAGCTATCCTTTGGTAAAAGCCAAAGGCCGGCCTCTTGCTGGCCGGCTGGTGTTGCGCGGCAAAATTCGCCAGGTTATGACCGGTTTTGGATTTTGTGAGGCTATTAATTATAATTTTATTCGCAAAGATGCCTGTGAGCGCATGGGCATTGAGGCCCCGGACAAAAGAACCCGGATGGTTGAAATTTTAAATCCCATTTCAGATCAGATGGCAGTCCTTAGGACATCTATTGTGCCCGGATTGCTGGAAAACATGGCCAGGAATAATGCCAAACAGGTGGATACGCTTAAGTTGTTTGAAATCGGCAAAATTTTTTATGACAAGGCGCCGGGGGAGCAGCCCGAAGAAGTTGAAGTGGTTGGCGGGCTGATTACCGGGTGTCGCTGTGACCAGACCTGGTATTCCAAAAAGGAGCCTGTTGACTTCTTTGATCTTAAGGGTGTTGTGCAGGGGGTGCTGGACTCACTTCAGATTTCAGGCGTTTTTTATGAAAGAACCGATGCTGTGGCCTGTCCCTATTTTGAGAAGGGATATGGTGCCAAGATGGTTAAGGACGGTCTGGTCCTTGGTACGCTTGGCAAAATTTCATCAGGTGTGGGTGCGGCCTTTGGGTTGAAACAGGATGCTTATCTTTTTGAACTGGATATGAATAGTTTTGAAAAAGCGGTTCCCCAAGCTATCCAGGCGGCTGGGCTGCCCAAGTTCCCCGCAATTTCGAGGGATATGACCTTTATTGTGTCAAAGCGTGTTGAGGTTGGTGCCATGATGGATACCATTTCAACTTTTGCCCAAAAGCAGGGTTTGATTGAAGACTATTTCCTTTTTGATGTATTTGAAGGCAAGAATATTGGTGATGATAAAAAGTCACTGTCGTTTAGGATTGTCTACCGCTCTGCTTCAAAAACCCTGACAGAAAAAAATATTAAAAAGATCCATGATCAGTTATCCCGGAAACTTATTGATGATTTTAACGCCGGTCTGCCTGGATAA
- the rplT gene encoding 50S ribosomal protein L20, translated as MRVKRGFKARRRRNKVLKLAKGFRGGRSKLYRTAADAVDKALMYAYRDRRARKRDFRKLWIVRINAGARMNELSYSRFMNGLKLAGSELDRKVLADLAVSDPAGFSQLASQASAKLN; from the coding sequence ATGAGAGTTAAAAGAGGATTCAAAGCAAGAAGGCGCCGCAACAAAGTGCTTAAGCTGGCAAAAGGTTTCAGAGGCGGAAGAAGCAAACTCTATAGAACTGCTGCAGACGCAGTGGACAAAGCATTAATGTACGCCTATAGAGACCGTAGGGCAAGAAAAAGAGATTTTAGAAAATTGTGGATTGTACGTATCAATGCCGGTGCACGGATGAACGAATTGTCCTATTCCCGGTTCATGAACGGACTAAAACTTGCTGGCAGTGAACTGGACAGAAAAGTCCTGGCTGATTTGGCTGTATCCGATCCCGCAGGGTTTTCCCAGCTGGCTTCCCAGGCATCTGCCAAACTGAACTAA
- the infB gene encoding translation initiation factor IF-2 has product MAKVRVYELAKDLNMTNKQLLEKLKELEIDAKSHMSALGNSDVAAVKQNLSGKKKRSNNEVKVRPSVIRRRKTKTTSQADEQERDEDMDDSFESEEPTVDESADQEGAQNVEDGVAVADEPSEELVAQGSENAPESKKETDVKRPARKVVSKSSEPAKIIKPAKVEEPLEPEPEPEPEAVAVDVEEKIEKVPAEDENVVTQQENGDAETLAAAAELEDKKKDDTLESEDSGEDKSLQEPMDGDRKESLVEKQKTARPEGDESPEESNGHGKRKKKKKKTAPAKIVRVADPVILENIKRMKAGEHHSGNGHDHDRPARKQPVPETGSTNVPDQGLVAPSAAPSDRKRAWTRDEPQSPDAPASRKKRRKKKSVVEGNDLYRGRGGRKKKGKKDPKGKKGSFQKTQITTPKAIKRRVKIDEAIELAELAKRMGIKANEMIVKLMGMGVMATVNQTIDYDTASLVAAEFDFEVERASFEEEALLNVAPEEDDKGTLEACPPVVTIMGHVDHGKTSLLDVIRESKITSGEAGGITQHIGAYNVETPNGGRITFLDTPGHAAFTAMRSRGAQVTDIVILVVAADDGVMPQTVEAINHAKAAGVPVVVAVNKMDKAGADPDRIMRELSEHDLLAEDWGGNVIFVKVSAKTGEGIDELLEMVLLQAEVLELRANADRNATGYVVESRLDIGRGAVATVLVKQGTLRDGDPIVCGLHSGHIRAMIDDSGKRVESAGPSTPVEIVGLAGVPDAGDEFVAVASDKDAKQIAAHRMQKQRAKELAKKSRANLQKMFENLGSAEIQELKLIVKADVQGSIEALNDSLNDLAKEEVEVKIVHSAVGTINESDVSLAAVSDAIIIGFNVRPAPQIRKLAKDENVDMRFYDIIYDVINDIKAALDGMMPSTFQENIIGRAEVRETFVVPKIGTIAGCGITEGKVVRGKKVRLLRDGIIKCDTELSSLRRFKDDVKEVEQGYECGIGLEKYNDIKVGDAIECYEVEEVKYQG; this is encoded by the coding sequence ATGGCCAAGGTCAGGGTATACGAGTTAGCTAAAGATCTGAACATGACAAACAAGCAGCTTCTTGAAAAGCTTAAAGAGCTGGAAATAGATGCTAAAAGCCATATGAGTGCTCTGGGTAACAGTGACGTCGCGGCTGTCAAACAGAATTTATCGGGTAAAAAGAAGCGCTCCAATAATGAGGTTAAAGTCCGTCCTTCGGTGATCCGTAGGCGCAAAACTAAGACGACATCCCAGGCTGATGAACAGGAGAGGGATGAGGATATGGACGATTCATTTGAATCCGAAGAACCGACTGTAGACGAATCTGCTGATCAAGAAGGGGCACAGAATGTGGAAGATGGTGTTGCTGTTGCAGATGAGCCATCGGAGGAGCTGGTTGCCCAAGGCAGTGAGAATGCGCCGGAATCCAAAAAAGAGACGGATGTAAAACGGCCTGCCAGAAAGGTTGTGTCCAAAAGCAGCGAGCCCGCTAAAATTATCAAGCCTGCCAAGGTTGAAGAACCGCTGGAGCCGGAGCCGGAGCCTGAACCCGAAGCCGTGGCTGTCGATGTTGAAGAAAAAATTGAAAAGGTCCCTGCCGAAGATGAGAATGTTGTAACACAGCAGGAAAATGGGGATGCAGAAACGCTTGCTGCAGCCGCTGAGTTAGAAGATAAAAAGAAAGACGATACACTTGAATCTGAAGATTCAGGGGAGGATAAATCACTGCAGGAACCAATGGACGGAGACCGGAAAGAATCCCTGGTAGAGAAACAGAAGACGGCTCGACCTGAAGGGGACGAATCCCCGGAAGAGAGCAATGGTCACGGCAAACGTAAAAAGAAGAAGAAGAAAACAGCCCCAGCCAAGATTGTCAGAGTGGCGGACCCCGTGATTTTGGAAAATATAAAACGAATGAAAGCCGGAGAGCATCATTCCGGCAATGGGCACGATCATGATAGACCTGCCCGTAAACAGCCGGTGCCGGAAACCGGGTCTACGAATGTTCCGGATCAGGGCCTTGTTGCTCCGTCTGCGGCTCCCAGTGACCGCAAGCGGGCATGGACTCGTGATGAGCCCCAATCCCCTGATGCCCCTGCATCCAGGAAAAAGCGACGTAAGAAAAAATCTGTGGTGGAGGGCAATGACCTCTACCGGGGCAGGGGAGGTCGAAAGAAAAAGGGCAAAAAAGATCCCAAGGGCAAAAAGGGTAGTTTTCAGAAAACCCAGATTACAACACCCAAGGCAATTAAACGCCGCGTAAAAATAGATGAGGCGATTGAGTTGGCAGAGCTTGCCAAGCGCATGGGCATTAAAGCCAACGAAATGATTGTCAAGCTTATGGGTATGGGCGTGATGGCCACGGTGAACCAGACCATTGATTATGATACCGCCTCCCTTGTGGCCGCTGAATTTGATTTTGAAGTTGAAAGGGCAAGTTTTGAAGAAGAGGCCTTGCTTAACGTAGCACCCGAGGAAGATGACAAAGGCACTTTGGAAGCTTGCCCCCCTGTGGTTACAATTATGGGCCATGTTGACCATGGTAAAACCTCATTGCTGGACGTGATTCGGGAATCCAAGATCACAAGCGGTGAGGCCGGCGGCATTACCCAGCATATTGGTGCATACAATGTGGAAACCCCCAATGGCGGACGGATCACCTTTCTTGATACACCGGGTCATGCCGCATTTACCGCCATGCGTTCCAGGGGAGCCCAGGTTACGGATATTGTTATTCTGGTGGTGGCTGCCGACGATGGTGTCATGCCCCAGACCGTTGAGGCCATCAACCATGCCAAGGCTGCAGGCGTACCTGTGGTGGTGGCTGTGAACAAAATGGACAAGGCGGGTGCTGACCCGGATCGTATTATGCGTGAGTTGTCCGAACACGACCTGCTGGCTGAGGACTGGGGCGGTAATGTCATTTTTGTGAAGGTCTCCGCAAAAACCGGTGAGGGTATTGATGAGTTGCTGGAAATGGTGTTGCTCCAGGCCGAAGTTCTGGAACTGCGCGCCAACGCGGATCGGAATGCTACGGGTTACGTGGTGGAATCCCGTCTGGATATTGGCCGCGGTGCTGTGGCCACCGTACTGGTAAAACAGGGTACGTTAAGGGATGGTGACCCCATTGTATGCGGCCTTCATTCCGGTCATATCCGGGCCATGATTGATGATTCGGGAAAAAGGGTCGAATCGGCAGGACCTTCCACGCCTGTGGAGATTGTGGGTTTGGCCGGCGTGCCTGATGCCGGCGACGAGTTTGTTGCCGTGGCGTCAGACAAGGATGCCAAGCAGATTGCGGCCCACCGTATGCAGAAACAGCGTGCCAAGGAACTGGCCAAGAAGAGCCGGGCCAATCTTCAAAAAATGTTCGAAAATTTAGGCAGTGCAGAGATTCAGGAGCTCAAGCTCATTGTTAAGGCAGACGTTCAGGGCTCTATTGAAGCGCTTAACGACTCTCTCAATGATCTGGCTAAGGAAGAAGTTGAGGTTAAGATCGTTCATTCCGCTGTGGGCACTATCAATGAATCCGACGTTTCCCTGGCGGCCGTGTCGGATGCCATTATTATCGGGTTCAATGTTCGGCCCGCACCTCAGATCCGCAAGCTGGCTAAGGATGAAAATGTGGATATGCGTTTCTACGATATCATCTATGACGTGATCAATGATATTAAAGCCGCCCTTGACGGCATGATGCCTTCTACTTTCCAGGAAAATATCATTGGCCGGGCAGAGGTGCGTGAGACCTTTGTTGTTCCCAAAATCGGGACTATTGCCGGGTGCGGTATTACAGAAGGCAAAGTGGTGCGCGGCAAGAAAGTGCGCCTGCTGCGTGACGGTATTATCAAGTGTGATACTGAGCTGTCTTCCCTGCGCAGATTCAAAGATGATGTCAAGGAAGTTGAACAGGGCTATGAATGTGGTATCGGTCTTGAAAAATATAATGATATCAAGGTGGGTGATGCCATTGAATGCTATGAAGTTGAAGAAGTTAAATATCAGGGATAG
- the rbfA gene encoding 30S ribosome-binding factor RbfA, with protein MKPYSRAERVSIQIQQAITELLSKKMQDPRMEMATISSVRMSPDLSLAYVYVTVFGDKKRIREALEGFQRSKGFIKKRIAPKLGLRIMPDLRFIHDDSFDEAARLDALIDAAPKGENRDADDMSDTTDGTSGDPAE; from the coding sequence ATGAAACCCTATTCACGTGCCGAGCGAGTCTCCATACAGATTCAGCAGGCCATAACAGAACTTTTGTCCAAAAAGATGCAGGACCCCAGAATGGAGATGGCAACGATCTCCAGTGTGAGAATGTCCCCGGACCTGAGCCTGGCCTATGTCTATGTCACGGTGTTCGGGGATAAAAAAAGAATCCGTGAAGCCCTGGAAGGATTCCAGAGATCAAAGGGGTTTATTAAGAAACGAATTGCGCCGAAACTGGGCCTGCGGATTATGCCGGACCTGCGCTTTATCCATGATGACTCCTTTGATGAGGCGGCTCGTCTGGATGCCTTGATTGATGCAGCCCCCAAGGGGGAGAACCGGGACGCGGACGATATGTCCGATACCACTGACGGGACTTCCGGCGATCCTGCTGAATGA
- the rpmI gene encoding 50S ribosomal protein L35 yields the protein MPKIKTCRAAAKRFEKTGSGKYKFRKSHASHILTKKTTKRKRSLRQPQIVADCDMKAVRRMLPHG from the coding sequence ATGCCAAAAATTAAGACATGCCGTGCGGCTGCCAAGCGGTTTGAAAAAACCGGGTCAGGTAAATACAAATTCCGCAAGTCCCATGCCAGCCATATTCTGACCAAAAAGACCACTAAGCGGAAGAGAAGTCTTCGCCAACCCCAGATTGTTGCAGACTGTGATATGAAAGCGGTCCGCCGGATGCTGCCCCACGGCTAA